The Streptomyces liliiviolaceus sequence CTTGTGGGTGTGGAAGTTCTTCCCTGCTTCGAGCGTGAACGTGTAGTGGCGGCCCTTGGGGTCGGTCAGCTGTACCTGGTCCCCGACCTTGAAGGGCCCGCGTCGGCGGGCGGCACCGGTCGGTTCGGACATGTGCGTCAGCCTACCCGCCTCCGGGGCGGGGTCCGACCACTGTCCGGGGGTGCTCGGGAGCGTGGCTCGCTGCGGGTACTTCGGGGCTGAGCGCGCAGTTCCCCGCGCCCCTTTCGGGGCGCCCTGACAGGGAGCTCCGGGCCGGGCGCTCAGCTGGGGCGGGCCATGGCCTTCACGAAGGCCTTCTCCACGTCCGCCGCCGAGAGGACTCCGTAGATCTCTCCGGAGTCCTCGACCACGAGGTATTCGGTGGCCGGGGTGGCGCGCAGGACTTCGAGGAGGTCTTCGCCGGCGAGTTCGGCGGAGACGCGCATGCCGTCGGTGAGGTCCTGGGCGAGTCCGCTGACGGCGACCCAGGGGCGGCGGTGTTCGGGTACGCCGACGATGGCGGCTTCGCGGACGAGGGAGAGGGGGTCGCCGTCGGCGTCGACGACGACCAGGGCGCGTGCGCCGGCTTCGTTGGCGCGGCGCAGTGCTTCGGAGAGGGGGGTGTGGGTCTCGACGGGGACCGCGCGCCGGGTGAGGGCGCGGGCTCTCAGCTCGGGCAGGTGTTCGCGCAGGCGGGCCACGCGGAGGCTGTTTCCGGCGCCGGTCCAGATGATGCCGGCGAGGATCGCGGCGAGGAGGGCGTCCATGACGGTGTCCATGCCGCCGATGTCCTGGGCGTCGGTGCCGAGGCCGCCTGAGTGGGTGAGCAGGGGCAGTCCGATGAGTACGGAGATCGCGAGGGCGCGGCCGACCCAGGCGGCGGCGATGGTGCCGCTCATGGGTTTGCCGGTGATCTTCCAGACGACGGCGCGGAGCATGCGGCCGCCGTCGAGGGGCAGGCCGGGGAGCAGGTTGAACGCGGCGACGATCAGGTTGGAGATCATCAGGCCGCCGAGCAGGACGCCGGGGACGGTGCCGGGTTCGACGGTCTGGAGGGCGAGGTAGAAGACGCCGCCGAGGACGAGGGAGAGCAGGGGGCCGACGAAGGCGAGGACGAACTCGCGTCCGGGTGTCTCGGATTCCTTCTCGATCTCGGAGACGCCGCCGAAGAACTGGAGCTGGATGCGGCGTACGGGCAGTTTGAAGCGCAGGGCGGCGACCGTGTGGGCCAGTTCGTGGACGAGGACGGAGGCGTAGAAGGCGACCGCGAAGAACAGGGAGACGAGGTAGCGGGCCATGCCCAGCTCGGGCAGGACGCGGTCGAGCTGGCCGCCGAAGACCCAGGTGATGAGTGCGGCGACGAGGAACCAGCTGGGGGCGACGTACACGGGTACGCCGAAGGGGCGTCCCATGAGGATGCCGCCGCCTGGTTCTTTGGGCCGCTTGGGGGCGGGGCCCTTGCCGCTCTTCTTGCCGCCGGGCGGCGCAGGGGTGTGGGCCTCGGACCTGTGGGCGGTGTGGGGCTGTGCGGTGGTGTGCGGCTGTTCGGTCGCGTGGTCGTCGGTGGGTGTGTCCGCGGGGGCCGGGGCGGGGTGGCTCGTGCCGGTGGGCGGTGCGGGGGTCCGCTCCTCGCCGCCCTGGTCGTCGGTCGGTTCGGGGTGGGGCGGGCCGGTCGTCTCCTCCGGTGCGGCCGGGGTGCCGGGGTCGTGCGGCTGCTGGTCGGAGGGCGGCCGGGCCGTCGTGGTCGCCGGGTCACCGGGTCGCGGCCGACCCGTGCGGTGCTCGTCCGCCTCGTCGGTGCCGGAACGCGGCTGCCCGCTCCCGCCGCTCTCGTCCACGATGTCCCCTCGTTCGACGCGTGTCCCGCTCGCGATCATGCACGCGAGAGGTCTTGTGGTCGATGGTATGCGGCCGTCGCGGCGTGTTCGGCCCCGGCACCCCCTCCGTTTCCCGGGCGGGCGTACGGCGCGCAGGTCACCGTGTGTCGCGGTGTCAGTGGCGAGCCGTAAGGTCTGTCGTCATGGAAACCAGCACCGACGGCGTCGCGCGGGACGGCTCCGAAGCCGTACCGGCGGGCGATGCGGTCCAGCCGTCCGACGTCGTGGCCGCGCCGCCCGCGGACTCCCCTGCCGGACCGGCCGGAGCCGTGGTGCCCCGGCCCGCGGACGCCACTGCCGGGGCGGGCGGGTCCGCCGGTCGGGTCCGGGAGCCGGCGGCTCCGACCTCGTTGTCCCCCTCGCGGGCCGGGGACTTCATGCAGTGTCCTTTGCTGTACCGCTTCCGGGTGATCGACAAGCTGCCCGAGAAGCCGAGTGAGGCGGCGACCCGCGGGACGCTGGTGCACGCGGTGCTGGAGCGGCTCTTCGACGCCCCGGCCACCGAGCGGACGGCGCCGCGCGCGAAGTCGCTGATCCCGGGGCAGTGGGACCGGCTGCGGGAGGCGAAGCCCGAGCTGGCGGAGTTGTTCGCGGACTCCGACGAGCAGACGGCCGGCGAGCAGCTGACGCGCTGGCTCGGTGAGGCGGAGCGGCTGGTCGAGCGGTGGTTCACGCTGGAGGATCCGACCCGTCTGGAGCCGGCGGAGCGCGAGCTGTTCGTGGAGGCGCAGCTGGACTCGGGTCTGAAGCTGCGGGGCATCATCGACCGGGTGGACGTGGCGCCCTCGGGTGAGGTGCGGATCGTCGACTACAAGACGGGCAAGGCTCCGCGTCCGGAGTACGCGGAGGGGGCCCTGTTCCAGATGAAGTTCTACGCCCTGGTGGTGTGGCGGCTGAAACAGGTCGTTCCGCGCCGTCTCCAGCTGGTCTATCTGGGCAGCGGCGACGTGCTGACGTACGACCCGGTGCCGGCCGATCTGGAGCGTGTGGAGCGGAAGTTGCACTCGTTGTGGGAGGCGATCCGGCTGGCCACGGAGACGGGTGACTGGCGTCCGCGGCCCACGAAGCTGTGCGGCTGGTGCGATCACCGGGCGGTGTGTCCGGAATTCGGTGGTACTCCCCCGCCGTATCCGCTGCCGGTGCGGGCGCCCGGGTCCGACGGCGCCTGAGCGCGGGGCTGTCGGCGTGCCCCGCGGGCATGGCGGGTGACCGCCGCAGGGCAGAATGGGGCCGGACGAGCGAAGGAGACTTACGTGGCCATCCGCGTCCTACTGGTCGACGACCAGCCGCTGCTGCGCACCGGCTTCCGGATGATTCTGGAGGCGGAGCAGGACATCGCGGTCGTCGGCGAGGCCGGTGACGGTCTCCAGGCGATCGATCAGGTTCGTGCCCTGCAGCCCGATGTGGTTCTGATGGACATCCGTATGCCGAGGATGGACGGGGTCGAGGCGACCCGGCAGATCACCGGTCCGGGCCGGGACGGTCCGGCGAAGGTGCTGGTGCTGACGACCTTCGATCTCGACGAGTACGTGGTGGAGGCGCTGCGCGCCGGCGCCAGCGGTTTCCTGCTGAAGGACGCCCCGGCCAACGAGTTGGTGCAGGCGATCCGGGTGGTGGCGGCGGGCGAGGCGATGCTGGCGCCGAGTATCACCCGCCGGCTGCTCGACAAGTACGCGGGTCATCTGCCTTCGGGCGACGAGCCGGTGCCGGACACCCTGCACACACTGACCGAGCGTGAGGTCGAGGTGTTGAAGCTGGTGGCCCGCGGGTTGTCGAACGCGGAGATCGCCGCCGATCTGTTCGTCAGCGAGACCACGGTCAAGACGCATGTGGGCCATGTGCTGACCAAGCTGGGGCTGCGGGACCGGGTGCAGGCCGCGGTGTACGCGTACGAGAGCGGTCTGGTGCGTCCCGGGGCGCAGTGACGGCGTGCGAGGGCCATGGCGGCTGAAGGCCACGGCAGTTCACGGCAGCTGAAAGGGCCGCCCCGTTCGAGTGAACGGGGCGGCCCTTTCAGTTGGCTTTCGCCGGGTGCGTCGGGGTCAGCTGCCGACTCCGCGGCCCAGCTCCCACAGCTGCAGCGTGGCCGACGAGTTGAGCGCGTACTCGGCGCCGGTGATGTCGTCCCGTACGGCGACGTACTGCTTGCCCTGCCACAGGGGCAGGAGCGGGACGTCGTCGGCGACGATGCTCTGGATCTCCTCGATGCTCTTCGAGGCGCTGAGGCGGTCGGCCTCGCGGCGGGACTCCGGGATCAGGTTCTCCCGGATGCGCTTGTTCACGTACGGCGACGCGATGGTGTTGTCCTTGTCCAGGAACGGCGTCAGGAAGGTCTCCGCGTCCGGGAAGTCGGGGAACCAGCCCATGCCGTAGACCGCGAACTTGCCCTCGCGCTGCTTGGGGCGGTAGGTCTCCCACTTCTCGCCCTTGATGTCCACGTCGAACAGGCCCGTGTCGTTGAGCTGCTTCTGCAGCGTCTCGAACTCGGCCTTGGTGGCGGAGCCGTAGTGGTCCGTCGTGTAGTTCATCGTGAACTTCACCGGTGTGGTGACGTTCGCCGCGGTGAGGAGGTTCTTGGCCTTGGTGACGTCGGGCTCGCCGTACTCGTTGAAGAACGAGTTGGCGTGGCCGGTGACGGTGGCCGGGACCATGGAGTACAGCGGGTCGGCGCCGGTGCCGTACACCTTGGAGGTCAGTTCGCCGCGGTTGACGATGTGGGCGATCGCCTGGCGGACCGCCTTCTCCTTCAGGGACGGCTTCTCGACGTCGAAGCCGATGTAGCGGATCTCAAGGCCGGGCTGCTCGATCACATCGATCTTGCTGTCCTTGGCGTTCTGCAGCTTCTTGATCTGCTCGGGCGACATGGTGCGGGTCATCATGTCGATGTCGCCCTTGTCGATCGCGGCGCCCATGGAGTCCGTGTCCTCGAAGGACCGCAGCTCGACCTTGTCGTTCTTGACGTCCGAGATCCCCTGGTAATACGGGTTCTTGGTGAAGACGACCTTGGTGACGTCGTCGCCCTTGGTCTCGGCCTTGAGGCTGTACGGGCCGGAGCCGCTGACGTCGAAGCCGTCCCGCAGCTTGTTCTTGGCGTAGTCCTTGGGGTTCAGGATGCCCGCGACCGGCGTGGACAGCTTGAACGGGAAGGTGGCGTCGGCGCTGTTGAGGTGGAAGATCACCTCGCGGTCGCCCTTGGTCTCGACGGCGTCGACGGTCGACAGGAGGGCGAAGACGCCCGTGTCGGCCTTGATCTGCAGCGCGCGGTCGATGGAGAACTTCACGTCCTCGGCGGTGACGGGGTCACCGTTGGAGAACTTGAGGTCCTTGCGCAGCGTGCAGGCGTACCGCTCGTTGCCGGAGTCGGTGAATCCGCACTCCTCGGCGGCCTCCGGAGTGGGGTCGCCGCCGCCGTTGGGCATGGCCATCAGGGTCTGGACCGTCTGGCGCAGCACGTTCCAGGCGCCGACGTCGTACGCGTAGGCCGGGTCGAACGGGGCCGGTGCCTCCTTCGAGGCGGTGAACCGGTCGGTGGTACCGACGACGATTGCGTCGCCGCCGTCGCCTCCACTGTCGGAACCGCCGCACGCGGCGAGGACAGAGGCGAGCAGACCGATCGCGGCCGGCAGCACCAAAGGCTTACGGTTCATGCTCGAAGTTCTCCAGAGCTGTCGATCCCGCGGGCCCGGCATGCCGGGGTGTTGCGGTCGGGTACACGGGGGTTACGGCGATGTTCTCGCGATGAGATTAGTCGGGACCGGCAGGACGGTTCGCAGGTACCGGAGTTGAGTTCCCATCACGCTGCGAGACCGGCTGTGGACGCACCGAAAAACCGACAGCGGAAGGATTCGTACAGGTTTCCACGAATCAGGACACAAGGGCACGCCCATGGCCACCGCGGAGGCCTGTCAGACACACCGGGAGCCCCTTGTCGACCCCCTCCGCAGTGGCGAACGTCACACCTTCAACTGTGTGCGAGAGCACCGGAATTCGGCCATCCGAGGCGCGCGACGGGTGATCGAATTAGTCCGGTGTAGTGACCACGCAGTTTTTCCGCATTCACTCGTGCACCGTGGGTGAACGATTAGCGCTTTTCCGTCATCAGGCCCCGGAGAAAAGGCAGGTCGACCTGTTCGAGGGACCGTACGACGGTCCTTCCGGCAGCCGGGGCGATCGGCGCCACGGACGGTACGGCCACGACCTGGCAGCCCGCCGCCTCGGCGGCGGCCACGCCCGTCGCGGTGTCCTCGATGACCGCGCACCTGGCCGGATCCGCGCCCAGTCCGGCGGCCGCGATCAGATACGGGTCGGGGAACGGCTTGGTGCGCTCCACCTCGTCGCCCGCGATGGTCAGGGTGAAGTTCTGCGCGCCGAGCGAGAGCAGTACGCGGTCGATGATGCGGCGGTGCGAGGCGGAGACCAGCGCGGTGGGGATGCCGTGCGCGGCCAGCTCTGCCAGGAGTCTCGCGGCGCCGGGCATCAGCGGGAGGGTCCGGGCGATGCGGTTCTCGAACCCGTCGTTCAGCAGCACGGTGAGTTCGGAGAGGGTGATCGTGGCGCCGGTGGCCTCGATGAGGAAGCCGGCGCTGCGGGTCATGGGGCCGCCGACCACCACGTGGCGCCAGGCGTCGTCCAGCCGGTGGCCGAGCTGGGCGAACACCTCGACCTCGGCGTCCCACCAGAAGCCCTCCGTGTCGACGAGGGTTCCGTCCATGTCCAGGAGAACTGCCTGGAGGGTGGAGCTTTCGGCTGTCCGGGTGCCGGGTGGGGGGACCGTACTGGTCATAGGCGCACCTCCGTTTAAGGGACGAGAAGGCCGGTTCCCTCCCGGGGAACCGGCCTGCACTGGACCGACCAGTGTACGTCGGCGCCGGCGCCGGCGCCTCTTGGTATCGCGGGGCTGGGGGTGCGGGGGTGCTTGGTCGGCTGACCGTGCGTCGTGGTTGCTCGCGCAGTTCCCCGCGCCCCTTAAAAGACTGCGCCGTTCCCCGCGCCCCTGGGTGGGACGGGGCGCAGCCCCTCCCCGAGGGGCGCGGGGAACTGCGCGGTCCGCCCCCACCGGGCCCGCACCCGTCCACGCACCCGGTTCAACGGGCGTTGAAGTACTTCGCTTCGGGATGGTGGATCACGATCGCGTCCGTGGACTGTTCCGGGTGGAGCTGGAACTCCTCCGACAGGTGGACGCCGATGCGCTCCGGCTCCAGGAGGCGGGCGATCTTCGCGCGGTCCTCCAGGTCGGGGCAGGCGCCGTAGCCGAGGGAGAAGCGGGCGCCGCGGTACTTGAGCGCGAACATGTCCTCCATCTCGGTGGGGTCGTCGCCCGCGAAGCCGAGTTCGGAGCGCACGCGCGCGTGCCAGTACTCGGCCAGCGCCTCGGCCAGCTGGACGGACAGGCCGTGCAGTTCGAGGTAGTCGCGGTAGGAGTTCGCCTCGAAGAGCTTCGCCGTCTCCTCGCCGATCCGAGAGCCGA is a genomic window containing:
- a CDS encoding site-2 protease family protein: MDESGGSGQPRSGTDEADEHRTGRPRPGDPATTTARPPSDQQPHDPGTPAAPEETTGPPHPEPTDDQGGEERTPAPPTGTSHPAPAPADTPTDDHATEQPHTTAQPHTAHRSEAHTPAPPGGKKSGKGPAPKRPKEPGGGILMGRPFGVPVYVAPSWFLVAALITWVFGGQLDRVLPELGMARYLVSLFFAVAFYASVLVHELAHTVAALRFKLPVRRIQLQFFGGVSEIEKESETPGREFVLAFVGPLLSLVLGGVFYLALQTVEPGTVPGVLLGGLMISNLIVAAFNLLPGLPLDGGRMLRAVVWKITGKPMSGTIAAAWVGRALAISVLIGLPLLTHSGGLGTDAQDIGGMDTVMDALLAAILAGIIWTGAGNSLRVARLREHLPELRARALTRRAVPVETHTPLSEALRRANEAGARALVVVDADGDPLSLVREAAIVGVPEHRRPWVAVSGLAQDLTDGMRVSAELAGEDLLEVLRATPATEYLVVEDSGEIYGVLSAADVEKAFVKAMARPS
- a CDS encoding RecB family exonuclease, which produces METSTDGVARDGSEAVPAGDAVQPSDVVAAPPADSPAGPAGAVVPRPADATAGAGGSAGRVREPAAPTSLSPSRAGDFMQCPLLYRFRVIDKLPEKPSEAATRGTLVHAVLERLFDAPATERTAPRAKSLIPGQWDRLREAKPELAELFADSDEQTAGEQLTRWLGEAERLVERWFTLEDPTRLEPAERELFVEAQLDSGLKLRGIIDRVDVAPSGEVRIVDYKTGKAPRPEYAEGALFQMKFYALVVWRLKQVVPRRLQLVYLGSGDVLTYDPVPADLERVERKLHSLWEAIRLATETGDWRPRPTKLCGWCDHRAVCPEFGGTPPPYPLPVRAPGSDGA
- a CDS encoding response regulator; the encoded protein is MAIRVLLVDDQPLLRTGFRMILEAEQDIAVVGEAGDGLQAIDQVRALQPDVVLMDIRMPRMDGVEATRQITGPGRDGPAKVLVLTTFDLDEYVVEALRAGASGFLLKDAPANELVQAIRVVAAGEAMLAPSITRRLLDKYAGHLPSGDEPVPDTLHTLTEREVEVLKLVARGLSNAEIAADLFVSETTVKTHVGHVLTKLGLRDRVQAAVYAYESGLVRPGAQ
- a CDS encoding ABC transporter substrate-binding protein — protein: MNRKPLVLPAAIGLLASVLAACGGSDSGGDGGDAIVVGTTDRFTASKEAPAPFDPAYAYDVGAWNVLRQTVQTLMAMPNGGGDPTPEAAEECGFTDSGNERYACTLRKDLKFSNGDPVTAEDVKFSIDRALQIKADTGVFALLSTVDAVETKGDREVIFHLNSADATFPFKLSTPVAGILNPKDYAKNKLRDGFDVSGSGPYSLKAETKGDDVTKVVFTKNPYYQGISDVKNDKVELRSFEDTDSMGAAIDKGDIDMMTRTMSPEQIKKLQNAKDSKIDVIEQPGLEIRYIGFDVEKPSLKEKAVRQAIAHIVNRGELTSKVYGTGADPLYSMVPATVTGHANSFFNEYGEPDVTKAKNLLTAANVTTPVKFTMNYTTDHYGSATKAEFETLQKQLNDTGLFDVDIKGEKWETYRPKQREGKFAVYGMGWFPDFPDAETFLTPFLDKDNTIASPYVNKRIRENLIPESRREADRLSASKSIEEIQSIVADDVPLLPLWQGKQYVAVRDDITGAEYALNSSATLQLWELGRGVGS
- a CDS encoding HAD-IA family hydrolase, with protein sequence MTSTVPPPGTRTAESSTLQAVLLDMDGTLVDTEGFWWDAEVEVFAQLGHRLDDAWRHVVVGGPMTRSAGFLIEATGATITLSELTVLLNDGFENRIARTLPLMPGAARLLAELAAHGIPTALVSASHRRIIDRVLLSLGAQNFTLTIAGDEVERTKPFPDPYLIAAAGLGADPARCAVIEDTATGVAAAEAAGCQVVAVPSVAPIAPAAGRTVVRSLEQVDLPFLRGLMTEKR